Below is a genomic region from Nilaparvata lugens isolate BPH chromosome 3, ASM1435652v1, whole genome shotgun sequence.
AGTTAAGTACTTGTTTGTTATTTGATACAGCAACTAATAAGTTTCAATTCACTGCATTATTATTGTCATGATATTAGTAAATGAAATGGCAGGATTGGTACTTAGCATGTTCAGAGCCATGACTAGATAAGTGGATTGTGTGTTATTATTGCTAGCTTATTTTCGATTTAGTTTTTCTAGGTGGCTCAAGGAATATCGGCGTGATGTTGGCAGGCTTGAAGCGGGAGTACTCTGAGTGCGGCACTCCGATGACAAACGTTTCACTGCCTTTGATGCGCATGCGCCACATGCTTTTATGGTAACCACGAGCATCCAGGTCCCAAATCTTGAAGCACTTGGCCACTTGCAGCCACGTCACAAAATCCTTTGGCTCTTCCATCTTTATGAACATTAATAGAATTTCATCGGGTCGGTCTGGAAAGAAGTCTTCCTCACAAGGAGATTTACTATGATCTAGCACCACTCCCCTTTGCATCATTTGTGTTATTATTGACTCGTAATTATCTTTGATGACACTGTTGATATTCAACAAATGAACGGAAGGTTGTGTGTTGAATGATCTTGTTTTGAAATAAGTGTCCTGAAAGTAGGAGTTCATATTCAACCCGGACGACCCAAAGTGATATGTCCTTGAAACCTCAGGTATGACGCACTCTCTTCCTTTGCGCACTTCTGGCATCCTCATCCACATGTCCCAGTCCCACATTTTCTCCGGCGAAGGCCACTTTGGTTCCAACTCGTCTTTGTAGAGTGATCTCTTCAATATCCAACCCAACCCTGGCATAGTTTCAACCCTATATAAAATACTTGTATTACTGCTGGTATGTTCATACCCTTGATCATTCCAAGCCGAGATACAGTAGATTGTGGGATCAAGTTCCATCAGATCGATCGTCTGATTGAAAAAGCTGAAGAAATCTTCAGAAACATCCAAGTCTTCTTCCAGAATAACGGCATGCATTGCAGTTGGAAATATATTGAACGTTGCAGTGAGTGATGCTTTATAATGCTGGGAAATCCGTGCATTCTTTGTACCGATGGGAGTGTGTTGGATACCACGCAATCCGAAAAGTTTAGTCACTTCAAGAGGCTCCTCAAAGTATCCGTCAATGAAAACAGTTATCATGTCTTTATTTGCACCTCTAGCTGATAACAACGAACGGAGCATTCTGTAGAGATAGTGCGGTCGATTGCTGGCTATGATTGCAACTGGAACATTGGACACCCGGCTATATGCGATTGGTTGGGGATTGAACACAAGCGAGGCCGGCTCTGTACAACTGCAAACACTACCATAGCCCTCAATCCGACTACAAAACTCCTTCCTCCTCCTGCTCTCTTCAGAGTCCGGCCACTCGCATTCACTATCCTCCCCCGCCACCAGTGGAACCTCGACTCTCAACAGCACAGAGGCACCCCAAGTGTTGAAATCGGTGCTTTTACTGTACGATTCTCCAAACATCTTGACTCCTTTCTGAGCGACCATCGCCCACATATCTCTCCAACTAATCAATTGGGCCTTTCTCGACCCCAAACGACGCAGAAGATCCCTGGCAGGCTGTTTCATTTGAAAGGTGCCCTCGTCTTTGATGGCGAAGATGATGATGCGGCCATCAGATACCATGTTGAGGAACAGAGCCATGGCTTCATCCTCGTGAGAGGAGTAGGTGTCGAATATCCGTTGAGCCATGACACTACCGGATGCTTGGTTGAGGATGAGGACGTGGATGCCGCGGCCCTCCGCCTTTTCTCCGTCCTCGAGGATGGTGGCGCCGTCCACCGTGACGGACACCCGCGACTGGCTGGACAGCACCTCGATCGTCAGGGTCCTCGACGCGCCGCCCTTCACCTGCACACTGTGCCTGTGCCCGTCCCTCCCGCCAAACATATCATCCATCTCATAGCTGCTGTCTTCGGCGTCCTCCTCCTGCAGATGTCTACTAGTATCCACGATGAACATCACATTGATGACAATTGTCGCAGCCAATACAGCGACCAGAAGCAGCTGGAAGAACTTGGTGACGATGCGGCGCTTGGCCACCACCCCCACCACTCTTGGCCGGCGATTCAGTGCTCCCAGCCTTCGCGGCACAAACGGCTCGGCTTTGGGGTTTGGCTTCCAGTACTCCATTCTCTTCTTGTCAGGTGTCTTCCATCGCTCAATCACCTGTATCAAAGTATTCATACGCTATAGCCTTCTGCTTCATACATCATTTCAATACAGCAAGTTATGAAGTGGGTAGTTTTTCAATCGATTGCAATTTGTgagattatatttatattgatcaaTGCAAGTTAGATGTTAGTCCAATTAAAACATGCTGATTGAGAAAATAACATTAGCTATTACAACATCGAAGATAAACAACATAACTTCTTTCAATCTCTCAACTTCAAAGTTCATAGTTTTGTTTCAAGAGACACAAAAACTTTCAAGagaaactttttaattttgtttcattAGACACccttattctgatttgtatattcagattgatgatttagtgtataaattgaaatggacataatctacataatatttggacaattcaagaaaaaattaggaaattgaagaagttttgggcaatagcctgctttttttcttttccgactactgtattgtttactctatccaataaataaatagcccCTAACGATAGAATGCTTAAAAATTAGTCAGTAAGAACAGCGCAAGTTCCAGCTGACGgcttaaggtaggcgcacacagatcgtcatcggacggacggcacgcatcggacgattagatttgatgcattgttttcaattggagtgcgcatacctgtACGCATCGTAGATCGGAAATGCCGTCAGGAATTCAGAGAGGAGCATTGAAGCCGACGGCTCCGTTCGGATTTAATGACTCAATGGCTCAATTGCAAGGCGATAAGTGGTGTTCAGTTCAACTATATGTTGTCTGAGGACATTCAAAAGCTCAAAAAACATTATAGGCGACATGTGGAAGTAGTTAAATTTTACTTCGTCTTCAATGAAATCAGAAAACAGATGATTAAATTCTCTGTATTCTATCACTTTCTGATTAACTATGGATCCACATAGTTTTCTCTTTCTATGGATTTTCGTTTTCTCTTCCTACGTCGCTGtacctcttcttcatcatcggCCAACAAACAAGTAACAATTATCACTTCTTCTTCGCTACTGCTATCCATCACTTATAAACtgtaatatttgtttattaaattcCTAATTCGCACTCGACTCGACATACGTCGCAATGAACTAAAATGCCAATGCTCCGATGACGACTAGTGTGCGCAGCACCCAAAAAAGtacgatgcgtgccgtccgtccgatgacgatttgtgtgcgcctacctttaatAGCCAAGATTTTGATTTTGTTTGAACTATGCATATATTGTTAAAATTTTAGCcaataaatcattattctattctagtcAGTGAGAACAAAAAAGTGCCAAATCACAGAAAAATGGAGACTGGAATAGGATGGatggataatattgaactgaataataatcaGAAGTAAAAAGCTAAATAGATTCAAGTGAACTAAAATACTGATAGTCCATACGAGGGATGATTCAACCGAGGCCGGATTAAGAGGGGTCTGATGTtttgtatattaatttatagaatATTTCGAGGGGGAAAAATGGGTTTCAACCTGTTATCTTCATtaataaagattattattattattatttaaaatatattcacaataattaacaCAACAAAATAAGTGATTTAGTAATAGGGGATTTTTCATCGGGTTCGTACAGAAATGGAATTTACAATcgagttgaaaataattttagtaaaattttaattgatttctaCCAATCAATTTCATGAATTAGTACGTAatcaacataataaaatttcaatactcAAATTTTGTTTGTACAGTAGCAACATAGCTTTTTAAGTAGCAAGTAGGTCTAATAAACATAATCCGTAGGAGATTTTATCAATACTGTTTTcgttgttattcaatttatacaTATCCTTTTAGGACACACCAATATTTAGGACACGCCTACCTTTAATAGTCAAGATTTTGATTTTGtttgatgaaatattcatttattgttaaattttttgccaataaataattctattctaatcaGTGAGAACAAAAAAGTGCCAAATAACAGAAAAATGGAGACTCGAATAGGATGTGTGGATGGACaatattgaactgaataatactTAAAAGTAAAAAGGTAAATAGATTCAGAGCACTAAAATACTGATAGTGCACAAGAGGGATGGATTCAACCGAGGCCGGATCTAGAGGGGTCTGATGtattgtatattaatttatagaatATTTTGATGGATTTCAACCCTGTCTCCATcaataaagattattattattatttataatatattcacaaaaattaaCACAGCAAAATCAGTGGTTTAGTAATAGGGGATTATTCATCGGGGTCGTACAGAAACAGTGTATGGAATTTACACTCAAGTTTACTATAATTTTAgtaaaattttaattgatttctaCCAATCAATTTCATGAATTAGTACGTAATCAACATAATAACATTTCAATACTATGAATAGTTATatttgtctatgaataaatgaatgaatgaatactcaatttttgtttgtacaGTAGCAACATAATTTTATAAGTGGGCCTAATAAACATAATCCGTAGcagattttatcaatattgtttttgtttttattcaatttatacatATCCTTTTAGGACAGGCCAAAATTACTCCTACagtacattttattcaataggATAATTAATCTTAATTTcatgttcaatttattttttaaggaATTACTAGTATATCTCACAGTTTTTCGTCAATAATATTGGATTGTAAAAAGTCTTAAAACATAACACATCAACTGAGACCTCATTAtaacaaaaatgtataatacattACTAACTTAGTTATTATATGGAACAAActaaatcaatttgaaagcaGACTTATGATAAAAGTAAAATAACTTTACACATTCTAAACACTGTACTAATAAAAAATGACTAACTTCACTTTATCCGTATTCTCAAGTTTACAAAAATaacaaactacaaaataatataaatggaataaaaataaaatcaggcTAATATGCCAACTAAGTAGCTTACAAAATAATGATTACTGATACTGTATGAAGgagaatacaaataaaattgataacacaataataattaagactcttgaaaataaactaatattaatgattaaaatctattaatttaacaattctttctaaattaataaaacaattcttTCTAGTATTACATCAAAGGGTAGCTACAGTAATTATTGCTTTCAAAATAAACTGGAAAACACAATAGTAAGTTTAAAAATACATTAACAAGTCTTTAGCAACAATTTTATATTCAACTTGGTGAGATTGACAACTTACAAATGATGCTTCaatcaaaatatgaaataaatataatgactGTCAACAGTGACAACTACTCAATCTGATGTAGGATGttcaatagaattgaattcaagAAACTCAGTCTGATTTTGAAACAGcgagcaaattgaataataactacACTTGGAGAAAAATTACTGTTAACAATTTAATTTATACTACTACAGTTAATAATCCTGTAGTACTATTCATCATTTTAACCAATGataaatttacaatttcatGTTTGGTACAGCAAATAGTGTTACAATTGCCATccttaattatataaatatattactttttcaactaatattatttgattatgaAAGTAAATatgatattgttaaaaatattcaaagtaaaaagtatttAGAGAAGAGGTTCTTATTTCAGGGTAACTTAACACTGAGATACAATTATAAAAAGATCATCTGAATTAATAGATTTTTGAGCATCTCCTCATCTAGGTAGGCTACTaggtattaataaaattaattagtttatttttaaattaattaaaaccttcatgaattatttcaagtaatttaGATTGAAACCTATATGAATTATTTACCAAGTATTAatctattgaataaataatttgttaaaACAAAATGTTAGGCTAATAGACTAATCTGTAATCAAAACACATCACCAATCACCATAGCCTACAGACTGTACCAAGATAAGTAAGTATGAGAGATTAACCATCAAGAGGAGTCATCAATCCACTATTAATCAGCAAGAACAGATCAATAAAGcgatttagaaataaaaatactacaCTATGAGTGGTGCTAGTTAGTGAGTTAgaggaaattatattaattttgctGGTGGAGAAACTGTTTAAAGGACTATCCACTAGCCTAGCACCAAGAATCAAGTAAGCAACCAACTGAAATTAATGGTGTTCAACAATGTTCAACTCCACTGCTCTATTTACTAGATTTGTGTAGACACGACAAAAATTACACAAAGTGCCGTTTTCACAGAAAAAGGTTGAACTGAAAGGAAGTAGCTGGTggcttaaggtgcgtacagatatacgtgccgcgaacatgagcaattcacttgctcatcagctgattatatctgtatttttacagaaacggtaagatacagatataaaaagcttgacatcaACTGATTAAAAGTTTATGTGTCATGTTTATGTGTAAGTGCTTGTCAGATCATGCATTagccaaaaaacaaaatatgggaagagccattgaaacacgttgtgacttgtccGTAGCTGCTCAAACTGACCGCAAATGGCAAGTACACACGTTCAGTGTGAGAGTTCCtgttgctctttccagattttgtttctgcGCGCTTGTCATACATAACCAAGCGCGCACTTGCACATAAACGCATTCAATATGATCAAACTCTCACAGTTAAAATGTaccacattataacaaatgagACTTGATGAAGATTTAACCCAACTTAAAATGGAATTTCACTCAAACTgaaactgtgcaaacggcacttgaAGAAAGGAATATTCAATTCGGCAATGAATACCCTATACTCTTGCCTACGTTAACTAGCCTAATCTACCCAATGTACAATCAAGTTATATCTAAGTAccctaaataatatattaaaaataacttCTTAAAATATATCAATCTACACGTCTAGTTAAGGATGTCTAGACTCCCGGAAAACTGGGATTGTCCGGTTTTTTACACAAAGTCCCGGTGTCCCAAGATAGGTTTTTGGGACGTTTCGAAGTCCcagaatttttttataaatagctTGTATGTTACAGTTGtattgtgagtgatgttgtggtacttttccataatgaaaacacaaatttgaaatgtcaaccactttttattattataatatatacagaaccaggtttcgtggctttaccagccacatcttcagctgtttgtttacaacagtgaatttgtgttttcattttcaGCTTGTAGGCCTATGTCTTGATAAATTGCCTACTATGAATTATTGTGTAAAGTTCAACTTAGGAAAAGAAAGACATGATAAAGAACGCTGAAAGCACCTAAAATAATTTTCCTGAAGATCAACTGCCTATAAATTTACAAGTAGCTTTTAATAAACTTAGATAGAGCTCATTAATTTCTAAGTACCTTAGCTATTTTACGTCATAGATTTAAAATCTTTTTATTGATAAGAGGATTTGAGATGTTTAAGACTTTTTTATATTAAATATGAATTAACACCATTTTTAGATAAGAGTAAAATTTTAGAAAGGGGGGGGGGGTGAGAGAAGGTGGAGTCCTGTTAGCTTGTTCTCTCTGAAAATGATCTGAACACTCTAGTCTGGTTTGAATTTAAAGTAAGCCTATGTTGGTTTTTTCACTATGGAATCAATTTTGTAACCTACTAGGTAGGTACTAAAAAAATGGCAGGGAAGGTATGAATCATGAAAGAGAAGTAAAGTGATGTAAGGTACGTCTGATGTCAGTAATTTAGGAAAAACCAATGAGACTGTTTCATAAGAAATCTCAAGTTTCCTCTACGTAATTTCTTattaaaaaagagaaatttAAAACGATTACTGTAAAATTTATGGAAGAAAATGCCCTTTTGGCGTTTACAAAACAGACTTCATTTTAGCCTACTGTAGGTATAAGACGGCTTTACGTTTTCCTAAGACTTTGTGATTCTTAATTAATGCTTTGACAAGCAATAATAAAGATTTTATTTTAATCTCAATTGCACTAAAAGACTACAATCCAAGTTGACAGTCAAAACAATAGAGGACTAGAGGGTAGGCCTActtaaacggtgtacacacgtacgtttgcctcgggtgagcatacgtgtatgggcttgcattcgcacgtgtggacactgttcgctgaggcatgtgggcgaaccggaaccctgtcggtattttggcgtgctcaaaggcgcctcgggcgagcattgaatgtacgtgtggacgcgattttgccatacgggtgaggcaaaacgtaaacattgaaggcgtcataacctaattccaatgaattaggttaatgaatgacaaatcatattgtgatccaataactaattgtaaattgtaggatttttgtaattttgtaggatatgtggattgtcaaatatttaaatagaaacatgcatggagtatataattcaTATCATGAATAACAAATTTaaaactgcataatttaagtcaaaaaagcttctctacagggttcctacaagaaagtatagctcaaatattattttactgtggctatcaaatcatcttgtgtttgtttcatgttatcaatcagagttgttaattaaaattgtaatcttcaatatgatattatacgttttagatagctaggctatctatagagagatttattcaaactttgaactagtattcccttgaaggtaaatattgaagctaatcttttggagaatcttgttttgtcatgtgtatgagcagagttagtttaaaatgggcagcaattaagtatttgattcaatttatggctaatttccttaaagaagactgtaaattttgtgagacagtgttaagtgctttgattaggtcatcaaaacttctggaattattgtagaatttttctttttttgagattcagaatagatattggaaaccaacaaatgaatcgcctaatgccaagaatctcaaagttgaagccaatcgttcttgtggagttattgcttccctcatgatgatatcattttttgtttagataactagttgaattagattcagtatattaacaagataatgttttgacaacctaagaaagtttgaattgtcaatattatgtcatgtagcaatttacttccttacttcaacctacaatcgttcaacccaccaacattgtttgtcaagttttatttttgattttattatataagtcattgaaataaaatgatactgctgcaatttgtgataactatcttcaatgatggaatgacgccattgttgtcatgttgtggaaaatctacatctaccatgtcttcgtgtcgtctgcaaatcagatagctttttgaatgctgaggcatacgtggatcgcgtccacaaggacgtacagtgaatgttgaggcatatgtacatacgattgtttgcgcgaatctgtacggacgtgtgtacaaggctttaaTCACTTGGGTACAGTATTTTGGTTCATGAGCAAAAGTTATAAACTGGAAGTTTATAGgttcattgattgatttttgGAAACACTTGAAACATTAACTGTAAATTGGTAAAGGATCTTGATTAATAAAGTAATTTAAACTTATAATTTCGTCAAAAAAAGTAAAGTCGTCATAATATTGACATAAATTTGGTGGACGCCATTTTGCGTAGTCTTTGCACAAAGAGACCAGAGTCCGAGGCCGCTGTAACACATTTAGCTACTAGTctacataaaatatttatatgaaaataatataacagAGGTAAAATATGAATTTACTCACCTTTCTATCCTACTTAAAACAGATTGGTTCACGACTTGAATGTCACAAGCCATTTTTCTTGGATTGGACCCCTCCCAGCACCAACACAAACATTCGAGTTCAAGCTCAAGCGTCAATTCGATCGCCGGTGTTTCTTCTGCTTCTGTTTCATTCTAACAGAAAGAGCTGCTCCGTATCAATTGCTGTTTCACGTTGCACAAAAAAGATACAGTTGCAAGCAGCTTGGGCGCAaggattctatagtgaggtccatgtcgtaatggcaatggagaaaaataggagagcaacgttgccgattctctgtctcgtcaatgccttccaaggagggtaactgataccggtttattgatgtaatattaactgtttattctcgtttaaataatcaattatattttatcaagcaagaaattaaatttttcaatgattttttaggccaaattaaattttattataaagaTTAAAGATTTTGTAAATAAgttataattctacattgttaaaaaacaatctggcaaacagagcaaatcgagatagagatagcgctatctgcattttgaaggttgaaaagagagaaaaacttGTACCAACTATGCCCATTTCATCTCACTGATTTGACTATAAGAGGAAACAAAATCTATGCAActataaggcccggttgcacaaaagctggttaaatttcaaccgtgattaatttcatgagaaccaatcagaggttTTTTTGCAAAGACGGCTTATGTGATTGATTCCgttgaataatttacaattaaaatttaaccagcttttgtgcaaccggcactttgcTGCTATATTTCTATGTTTTCGAAAGTTCataaattcatcaaataatGCATCTTCTGGAAGggattcatttaatgaatttaaaaGCCAAATTAATTTTGATAGAAGAGCTAATccaatatattttaaaatggtATCTAAAACCATTAAATCGTGTTATACATCTTGTTTTCAATCGTGATTGCGTGTATTTTTGTTGGTTAATCACAACAGTAGACAGTAGATATAATACGAAGAATGATGGAACATTCATAaactatatataaatatattagtGAAATATGGGTAAAGTCACGGTATCGCAAATTGGTCCTGGACCAATCCACCCCTTCCATTACATCATCAAGACGCTACTATGCATAGCAATAGCATTTCATCAAGTAGCTGAGCCAGCTACTTTAATGAACCAGGTGCTCAAAAATATCCTCATGAGTCAACAGTAAACTAGGTACAGTACAGTGTATCAACTTTTTGACCATATCATTTTTGGTTTCTTTCCTATCACTTTGCAAAGTTACTCATTTCTCAACTGTGAATGGTTTGTAAAACAGTTGATTCTCacattctttctatttctatgtaGTGTTTctaattagtccagtcaacgaaagattatagaaggaaaagtttggaacacaattttcaactccacagctcttttaaggatagtttATATAGAGTATAAAATGCGAAAATGAGAAAacggtactttcaaaccacccccacccctttagcacagggggtagtgatgaggacttttgatatgttgaTCCTctaactatccttaaaagagctgtggagttgaggtgtgttccaaacttttcc
It encodes:
- the LOC111063959 gene encoding protein O-linked-mannose beta-1,2-N-acetylglucosaminyltransferase 1 isoform X1, translated to MEYWKPNPKAEPFVPRRLGALNRRPRVVGVVAKRRIVTKFFQLLLVAVLAATIVINVMFIVDTSRHLQEEDAEDSSYEMDDMFGGRDGHRHSVQVKGGASRTLTIEVLSSQSRVSVTVDGATILEDGEKAEGRGIHVLILNQASGSVMAQRIFDTYSSHEDEAMALFLNMVSDGRIIIFAIKDEGTFQMKQPARDLLRRLGSRKAQLISWRDMWAMVAQKGVKMFGESYSKSTDFNTWGASVLLRVEVPLVAGEDSECEWPDSEESRRRKEFCSRIEGYGSVCSCTEPASLVFNPQPIAYSRVSNVPVAIIASNRPHYLYRMLRSLLSARGANKDMITVFIDGYFEEPLEVTKLFGLRGIQHTPIGTKNARISQHYKASLTATFNIFPTAMHAVILEEDLDVSEDFFSFFNQTIDLMELDPTIYCISAWNDQGYEHTSSNTSILYRVETMPGLGWILKRSLYKDELEPKWPSPEKMWDWDMWMRMPEVRKGRECVIPEVSRTYHFGSSGLNMNSYFQDTYFKTRSFNTQPSVHLLNINSVIKDNYESIITQMMQRGVVLDHSKSPCEEDFFPDRPDEILLMFIKMEEPKDFVTWLQVAKCFKIWDLDARGYHKSMWRMRIKGSETFVIGVPHSEYSRFKPANITPIFLEPPRKTKSKIS